The Actinomycetota bacterium genome contains a region encoding:
- a CDS encoding AI-2E family transporter has translation MSGQENIPDTLRTLAGFTWRLLVLVAGIAFILYIFNGIFPVVFALFFAMLVTAWTSPVMHLYNRLLPKVLSMILALITITAIVLLILATVINATIHEGPKLVDSITAGFAEIETWMKTGPLKLSDSQFSNLLEELQSWGTGVLKTIAGDAFGALGSIGTLIIAGSVFIFGVIFFLMSPAKIWDWLMSWMPVQLREHVDTSGRIAWDSIAGYTRGIVVIALLDGLLVYIGLLILQVPLAPALAAVVFLGAFIPVIGAPIATFFAAIVALAENGPLTAALVVLLTILVGSFDGDVMQPLVMGKAVNLHPLAIVVAIAAGSIALGIVGALIAVPIAGAIYGVARYVTGRDPDHPYTPTPKFQDSA, from the coding sequence TTGAGCGGGCAAGAGAACATCCCAGACACCCTGCGCACACTGGCAGGCTTCACCTGGCGCCTCCTTGTTCTTGTCGCCGGCATCGCCTTCATTCTCTATATCTTCAACGGGATCTTCCCTGTGGTGTTCGCATTGTTCTTTGCGATGCTCGTGACGGCCTGGACCTCACCTGTGATGCACCTCTACAACCGGCTCCTGCCCAAAGTGCTGTCGATGATTCTGGCCCTGATCACCATCACTGCAATCGTCCTTCTCATTCTGGCCACAGTCATCAACGCCACGATCCACGAAGGACCAAAACTCGTCGATTCGATCACGGCCGGCTTTGCAGAGATTGAAACCTGGATGAAGACCGGGCCACTGAAGCTCTCGGATTCGCAGTTCTCCAATCTGCTTGAAGAGTTGCAGAGTTGGGGTACTGGAGTGCTCAAGACCATCGCCGGTGATGCCTTCGGCGCGCTTGGGTCCATTGGCACCCTCATCATCGCGGGCTCTGTGTTCATCTTTGGAGTGATCTTCTTCCTGATGTCACCGGCAAAGATCTGGGACTGGCTGATGAGTTGGATGCCCGTGCAGCTGCGCGAGCATGTGGACACCTCAGGAAGGATCGCCTGGGACTCCATTGCCGGATACACCCGAGGCATTGTGGTGATCGCCCTCCTGGACGGACTGCTCGTCTACATCGGGCTGCTGATTCTCCAAGTCCCCCTGGCTCCCGCGCTGGCCGCTGTGGTCTTCCTGGGGGCATTCATCCCGGTTATTGGCGCGCCCATTGCCACCTTCTTCGCTGCCATCGTCGCCCTGGCCGAGAACGGACCCCTCACGGCAGCCCTTGTCGTGCTCTTGACGATCCTGGTGGGCAGTTTCGACGGCGATGTCATGCAGCCGCTCGTCATGGGCAAGGCGGTCAACCTGCATCCCCTGGCCATCGTGGTAGCCATCGCTGCCGGCAGCATCGCGCTGGGCATCGTGGGCGCACTGATCGCCGTCCCCATCGCCGGTGCTATCTACGGCGTGGCTCGCTACGTGACTGGACGAGACCCCGATCATCCGTACACCCCGACCCCGAAATTCCAGGACTCGGCCTAG
- a CDS encoding DUF3293 domain-containing protein, whose amino-acid sequence MQTQEELFAEYQASIVSALEPQACLELGWSDPALFAAMRGQACVVMTAWNPGFARPDLEVNVARNEQMRSILQTMDYEVWPAECSSPDGQFREPAFLVWDMPISVGQSLAAQFEQFAIYAYCAQGERTVVSCLPG is encoded by the coding sequence GTGCAGACTCAGGAGGAGCTCTTCGCCGAGTATCAGGCGTCCATCGTGAGCGCCTTAGAGCCTCAGGCCTGTCTCGAACTCGGGTGGAGTGACCCCGCGTTGTTCGCGGCGATGCGCGGCCAAGCGTGCGTGGTGATGACTGCCTGGAACCCTGGATTTGCGCGTCCAGACCTTGAGGTGAATGTGGCGCGCAATGAGCAGATGCGGAGCATTTTGCAGACGATGGACTATGAGGTCTGGCCGGCGGAATGCTCTTCGCCCGATGGCCAATTCCGGGAGCCAGCATTTCTCGTGTGGGATATGCCGATCAGTGTGGGTCAGAGTCTGGCTGCGCAGTTTGAGCAATTCGCGATCTATGCCTATTGCGCGCAAGGGGAGCGGACAGTGGTCTCCTGTCTGCCTGGCTAG
- a CDS encoding alpha/beta hydrolase, with amino-acid sequence MRITELSKSLRSAFDLRGGSDLPVGDWQGRRANAEKMFGPVSEGMKVPDTIATTDITVTGRHGQRIPARVYRKKGSTSRALVVFVHGGGMIMGSIDASNATVARYVELTGIPALSVGYRLAPEHTYPAQRDDVAEAIAWAYSHAGELNLDRSRIGIVGHSSGGAIAAGVVLRLRDMGEHPVACQVLVYPMLDDRTDKAGPIAARFLTWSVADNITSWNCLLKGKAGTPDVSPYAAPARAKALEGLPPTYIEVGTLDLFREEDELYAKSLEAAGVSVEFHLRRGAPHGFEASMSDLADKAFVQRGEFLLKHLGEQSSQS; translated from the coding sequence GTGAGGATCACTGAGCTCTCCAAGTCGCTGAGGTCTGCCTTTGACCTGAGGGGCGGCTCGGATCTGCCCGTAGGGGATTGGCAGGGTCGCCGTGCCAATGCCGAGAAGATGTTCGGTCCAGTCTCTGAGGGAATGAAGGTTCCCGACACGATCGCCACGACCGACATCACTGTCACCGGTCGGCACGGCCAGCGCATTCCTGCGCGGGTGTACCGCAAGAAGGGCTCCACGAGCCGTGCTCTGGTGGTCTTTGTGCACGGTGGCGGCATGATCATGGGATCCATTGACGCCAGCAATGCCACGGTTGCGCGCTATGTGGAACTGACCGGGATACCTGCCCTGTCGGTCGGTTACCGATTGGCTCCTGAGCACACCTACCCGGCGCAGCGAGATGACGTGGCTGAGGCCATCGCCTGGGCCTATTCGCATGCCGGCGAACTCAATCTGGATCGCTCGCGCATTGGCATTGTGGGACACAGTTCTGGTGGAGCCATAGCGGCGGGGGTGGTGCTGCGTCTGCGCGATATGGGCGAGCACCCGGTTGCCTGCCAGGTCTTGGTCTATCCGATGCTCGATGACCGCACCGACAAGGCCGGCCCGATTGCTGCGCGATTTCTGACGTGGAGTGTGGCGGACAACATCACCAGTTGGAACTGCCTGCTCAAGGGCAAGGCAGGAACTCCAGATGTCTCGCCTTATGCGGCACCCGCGCGAGCCAAGGCCCTCGAAGGTCTGCCGCCGACCTACATCGAGGTGGGCACTCTTGATCTGTTCCGCGAAGAGGATGAGCTGTACGCCAAGTCCCTAGAAGCCGCTGGTGTGAGCGTTGAGTTCCATCTGCGGCGCGGTGCTCCGCATGGCTTCGAAGCCTCAATGAGTGATCTTGCGGACAAGGCCTTCGTGCAGCGCGGAGAATTCCTGCTCAAGCACCTCGGCGAGCAAAGTTCACAGAGCTAG
- a CDS encoding aldo/keto reductase, whose product MRYRKLATTGIEVSSQCLGAMMYGSNSNTDHEDCIGQIHHALESGINFVDTADTYSEGESEVIVGKALAGRRDDVIVATKCFNPMGEGLNRRGSSRRWVIQACEESLRRLNTDYIDLYQVHRLDWSTDIEEIMDGLSYLVQQGKVRYLGSSTYPAEWIVEAQWASRRRNVQRFVCEQPQYSIFSRGIETAVLPTAARHNMAVIPWSPLAGGWLTGKYRREVGMPADSRYGGTGRFAKLARMGDNPEVLEARYDLIEELDEVAKQAGLTLTQMSYGFVDAHPAITSTIIGPRTRSQLDDAIAAADVTLDWGTLDAIDKIVPVGTDAAGMTNFAPNPAFKRDNRRR is encoded by the coding sequence ATGCGTTATCGGAAGTTGGCCACCACGGGCATCGAAGTCAGCAGCCAGTGCCTTGGCGCGATGATGTACGGCAGCAATAGCAACACCGATCACGAGGACTGCATCGGCCAGATTCATCACGCCCTTGAATCGGGCATCAACTTCGTGGACACCGCAGACACGTACTCCGAAGGTGAGAGCGAGGTCATAGTCGGCAAGGCACTTGCAGGTCGCCGTGATGACGTGATCGTGGCAACCAAGTGCTTCAACCCCATGGGTGAGGGACTCAATCGGCGTGGCAGCTCCCGCCGCTGGGTGATTCAGGCCTGTGAGGAGAGCCTGCGCCGCCTCAACACTGACTACATCGATCTGTACCAAGTGCATCGCCTTGACTGGTCAACCGATATCGAAGAGATCATGGATGGGCTTTCATACCTCGTTCAGCAGGGCAAAGTGCGCTACCTCGGCTCCTCCACCTACCCAGCCGAATGGATTGTGGAAGCGCAATGGGCTTCACGTCGACGCAACGTTCAGCGCTTTGTATGTGAACAGCCGCAGTATTCAATCTTCTCTCGCGGGATCGAAACTGCTGTACTGCCAACGGCCGCGCGCCACAACATGGCGGTCATCCCGTGGAGTCCCTTGGCTGGTGGCTGGCTTACCGGAAAATACCGGCGAGAAGTGGGCATGCCAGCAGACTCTCGCTACGGCGGCACCGGACGATTCGCCAAGTTGGCTCGCATGGGCGACAACCCTGAGGTGCTTGAAGCTCGCTACGACCTCATCGAGGAGCTCGATGAGGTGGCCAAGCAAGCGGGTCTGACGCTTACGCAGATGTCCTATGGATTTGTCGACGCGCACCCGGCAATCACCTCCACGATCATCGGTCCTCGTACTCGATCGCAGTTGGATGACGCCATTGCGGCGGCCGATGTGACGCTGGACTGGGGAACCCTGGATGCGATCGACAAGATCGTCCCTGTGGGGACCGATGCGGCAGGCATGACCAACTTTGCGCCCAACCCAGCCTTCAAACGAGACAATCGCCGACGCTGA
- a CDS encoding ABC transporter permease, with translation MSTDTSPRYVTDGQQLKLTFVRVLKSEILKLRTLRSTWIMLITMLGLFVAFGALAALSTTGQIDDGSNGPPQTFVLDPVTTVLAGGGFAVLVMSVFGVLSGAREYGSGMIRTTLSFVPKRLSVLWAKTIALVIFVIPVTLIAAFGAFFLGMAVLSAAGSETVAFTDPDAQRVLFGTAANITGLAIIGLALGMAMRSMPGAIATVIGGVLILPALLTALLPESWRIVLKFLPSNAAAPFTEVQQRADMLSIGPGIAVYTAWVVLSLAIAGILLVRRDA, from the coding sequence ATGAGCACTGATACTTCACCGAGGTATGTGACGGATGGTCAGCAGCTGAAGCTGACCTTTGTTCGGGTTCTGAAATCTGAGATTCTCAAACTGCGCACCCTGCGTTCGACCTGGATCATGTTGATCACGATGCTGGGCCTGTTCGTTGCCTTCGGCGCGCTGGCTGCGCTTTCGACAACTGGCCAGATCGACGACGGCAGCAACGGACCGCCGCAGACCTTTGTGCTGGACCCCGTAACAACAGTGCTCGCAGGTGGCGGATTTGCTGTGCTGGTCATGTCGGTGTTTGGCGTGCTGTCTGGCGCACGCGAGTACGGAAGCGGAATGATCCGCACCACATTGTCCTTTGTGCCCAAGAGACTCAGTGTGCTGTGGGCCAAGACGATTGCTCTTGTGATCTTTGTGATTCCGGTGACCTTGATCGCTGCCTTCGGCGCCTTCTTCCTGGGCATGGCGGTGCTCAGTGCTGCGGGTTCGGAGACGGTGGCATTCACTGATCCTGATGCGCAGCGAGTCCTGTTCGGTACAGCTGCAAATATCACTGGCTTGGCCATCATCGGCTTGGCACTTGGCATGGCCATGCGATCCATGCCTGGAGCGATCGCAACGGTCATCGGCGGAGTCTTGATCCTCCCCGCCTTGCTGACTGCGCTGCTTCCTGAGTCGTGGCGAATAGTGCTGAAGTTCCTGCCGTCAAACGCGGCGGCACCATTCACCGAAGTGCAACAGCGAGCTGACATGCTGTCGATCGGACCAGGCATCGCGGTGTACACCGCCTGGGTAGTTCTGAGTTTGGCGATCGCCGGGATCCTTCTGGTGCGAAGAGACGCCTGA
- a CDS encoding ABC transporter ATP-binding protein, producing the protein MIEVRNLTKRYGKVTAVDDVSFNVNPGVVTGFLGPNGAGKSTTMRMILGLDKPNSGSVLINGQPYKAARTPVAEIGALLEAKGFDKARSARNHLRTLASTSGISDKRVDEVLALVGLTAVARSKAGGFSLGMGQRLGIAVALLGDPRMVMLDEPVNGLDPDGVLWIRNLLRQLANEGRTVFLSSHLMTEMELIADQLIIIGRGRIMADTTMREFIAASSANRVRVVAPAAAQLQSLLEGRVTSSELIEPNVLVLSGMDSAEIGQEAFAAGLVLHELTPLSASLEEAFMELTKDSVEFHTDGAAA; encoded by the coding sequence GTGATTGAAGTCAGGAACCTGACCAAGCGCTACGGCAAGGTCACTGCAGTGGACGATGTCAGCTTCAACGTCAATCCAGGTGTGGTAACTGGATTTCTTGGTCCAAATGGCGCTGGCAAATCCACAACCATGCGCATGATTCTTGGACTCGACAAGCCCAACAGCGGATCAGTGCTGATCAATGGCCAGCCGTACAAGGCGGCACGCACCCCAGTGGCAGAAATTGGCGCACTGCTTGAAGCCAAGGGATTCGACAAGGCGCGGTCCGCGCGCAATCACCTGCGGACCCTTGCTTCGACCTCGGGCATCAGCGACAAGCGAGTCGATGAAGTGCTTGCGCTCGTGGGGCTCACTGCAGTCGCGCGATCCAAGGCCGGTGGTTTCTCACTTGGCATGGGTCAACGCCTCGGAATAGCAGTGGCACTGCTTGGAGATCCCCGCATGGTCATGCTCGATGAACCGGTCAACGGCCTGGATCCAGATGGAGTGCTGTGGATTCGCAATCTGCTGCGCCAGTTGGCCAATGAAGGGCGCACTGTCTTCTTGTCCTCCCACCTCATGACCGAGATGGAACTCATTGCCGATCAACTCATCATCATTGGTCGCGGACGCATCATGGCTGACACCACCATGCGCGAGTTCATTGCCGCATCCTCAGCAAATCGAGTCCGAGTCGTGGCACCCGCCGCCGCGCAGTTGCAGTCCCTGCTGGAGGGACGAGTGACCAGCAGCGAGCTGATCGAACCAAACGTCCTTGTGCTCTCCGGTATGGATTCGGCCGAAATTGGTCAGGAGGCATTTGCAGCCGGACTTGTGCTGCACGAACTCACGCCCTTGAGTGCCTCGTTGGAAGAGGCCTTCATGGAACTGACCAAGGACTCAGTGGAATTTCACACCGACGGAGCTGCAGCATGA
- a CDS encoding efflux RND transporter periplasmic adaptor subunit, with protein sequence MTRRLTTLFGRSHWLNFGLVALLVLLLAGGWYLIFAPKSTAADARTATVTTGTVTSTVTASGTVESSANYELSFVSNGIVTAVDVKAGDKVKAGKALVRIDSSTAAQQLASARSSYAQSLTSLQQSKLTLEAAEKTVNDALATAAANATSYQQTVDKAKLDLDLATAGASEQCFNPASQPNPTDCANSQAWATLRNAEAAITSAQLDQKKAQDQAALNMNGYNAAISQALTADAQVNANNARDKGVLSDQAAINAASTNLFKANVALLAAKDTLTRAVTSAQQAFNTAVLNQQKGITHDAQTVSKARQTLVSTRASSQAPKAIGVDSVAAANADASQAQLANAEKAYAQTTLRAPVSGTIGAVNASVGQSSAGSSAGTSVITLVGKGKLDVAANFNEADAAKVTAGMSATITFTALPEASATGKVISVSPVSSTSNGLTTYPVVISIDSAPKGVRAGMTANVAVTTSQASNVLVVPSTAINSLGGSSTVTVKKGEQETVVQVVVGVKGDSTTEITNGLSAGDIIVLPTASASNSGFPAGGIPGGRSGVGSLTGGGGPVGGPPQ encoded by the coding sequence ATGACTCGACGACTCACCACACTCTTTGGCCGATCGCATTGGTTGAACTTCGGTCTGGTCGCCCTTCTTGTGCTCCTGCTTGCCGGCGGTTGGTATCTCATCTTTGCTCCAAAATCCACGGCCGCAGATGCACGCACCGCAACGGTCACCACCGGGACCGTGACATCAACAGTCACAGCGTCAGGAACGGTTGAGTCCTCTGCCAACTACGAACTGAGCTTCGTCAGCAACGGCATCGTCACTGCAGTCGACGTCAAGGCGGGAGACAAGGTCAAGGCCGGTAAGGCCCTCGTGCGCATCGACAGCTCTACTGCTGCACAGCAATTGGCCAGCGCCAGGAGCAGCTACGCACAGTCGCTCACCAGCCTTCAACAGAGCAAGCTCACACTCGAGGCTGCCGAGAAGACTGTCAACGACGCACTTGCCACTGCTGCAGCGAACGCCACGAGTTACCAGCAGACCGTCGACAAGGCCAAACTCGATCTTGACTTGGCGACCGCAGGCGCGTCCGAGCAGTGCTTCAACCCAGCCAGCCAGCCCAATCCCACCGACTGCGCCAACAGTCAGGCCTGGGCCACTCTGCGCAATGCCGAGGCAGCCATCACCAGCGCCCAGTTGGACCAGAAGAAGGCCCAGGATCAGGCAGCACTGAATATGAATGGCTATAACGCTGCCATCAGCCAAGCGCTCACTGCTGATGCGCAGGTCAACGCAAACAACGCCAGAGACAAGGGGGTGTTGTCTGACCAGGCCGCCATCAACGCTGCCTCAACAAACTTGTTCAAGGCCAATGTCGCGCTGCTTGCTGCCAAGGACACGCTCACGCGGGCAGTCACCAGCGCGCAGCAGGCATTCAACACTGCCGTGCTGAACCAGCAGAAGGGCATCACGCATGACGCCCAGACAGTGAGCAAGGCGCGTCAGACACTCGTGAGCACTCGCGCCTCATCGCAGGCTCCCAAAGCAATCGGAGTCGACAGTGTCGCGGCAGCAAATGCGGACGCATCGCAAGCCCAGCTCGCCAATGCAGAGAAGGCCTACGCGCAGACGACCCTGCGTGCTCCAGTCTCGGGAACTATCGGCGCCGTGAATGCCTCGGTCGGCCAGAGCTCGGCTGGCTCCAGTGCCGGCACATCTGTCATCACCCTTGTCGGCAAGGGCAAGCTGGATGTAGCAGCCAACTTCAACGAAGCCGATGCGGCGAAGGTGACCGCGGGAATGTCGGCAACCATCACCTTCACTGCGCTGCCCGAAGCATCAGCCACCGGCAAGGTGATATCCGTCAGTCCGGTGAGCTCCACGAGCAACGGGCTGACGACCTACCCGGTTGTCATCTCCATTGATTCAGCACCAAAGGGTGTGCGCGCCGGCATGACAGCGAATGTCGCGGTCACCACTTCACAGGCAAGCAATGTGCTGGTCGTGCCGAGCACCGCAATCAACTCCCTCGGTGGCTCAAGCACGGTCACAGTGAAGAAGGGCGAGCAGGAGACAGTCGTCCAAGTGGTCGTCGGTGTGAAGGGCGACAGCACAACGGAGATCACCAACGGACTGAGCGCGGGCGACATCATCGTGCTTCCCACCGCATCCGCCAGCAACTCTGGATTCCCTGCAGGCGGCATTCCAGGTGGACGCTCGGGCGTGGGCTCCCTCACTGGTGGCGGCGGCCCGGTCGGAGGTCCCCCGCAATGA
- a CDS encoding ABC transporter ATP-binding protein encodes MTELNIDGHPVIALHNVTKHYGLGEAQVRALDSIDLTIHRGEFVAIMGASGSGKSTLMNIVGALDIATAGTYELDGINIDRLSDDALSVVRNRKIGFVFQSFNLIPRTTALANVELPLAYRGMEPRQRRRRALAALDSVGLGDRADHGPTQLSGGQQQRVAIARALVTNPSLVLADEPTGNLDSHSTADVLDLLDLTHQRGNTIVLITHEEDVAARAERVIHLVDGRISSDERVQK; translated from the coding sequence ATGACCGAACTCAACATTGATGGCCATCCGGTCATTGCCTTGCACAACGTTACAAAGCACTACGGCCTCGGCGAGGCACAAGTGCGCGCGCTGGACAGCATTGACTTGACCATCCATCGAGGCGAATTCGTAGCCATCATGGGCGCTTCGGGTTCGGGCAAGTCGACCTTGATGAACATCGTGGGCGCCCTCGACATCGCCACAGCCGGGACCTATGAACTGGATGGCATCAATATCGATCGCCTGAGCGATGACGCACTCTCGGTGGTTCGCAATCGAAAGATCGGATTCGTCTTTCAGTCGTTCAATCTGATTCCACGCACCACCGCTCTTGCCAATGTCGAGTTGCCATTGGCCTACCGCGGCATGGAGCCAAGGCAGAGGCGAAGGCGAGCCCTCGCTGCTTTGGACTCGGTAGGTCTCGGAGATCGCGCAGATCACGGTCCAACGCAATTGTCTGGCGGACAGCAGCAGCGAGTGGCCATTGCGCGAGCATTGGTCACCAATCCGTCACTGGTCCTGGCTGACGAACCGACGGGCAACCTGGATTCACACTCAACCGCAGACGTGCTGGACCTTCTGGACCTCACGCATCAACGCGGAAACACCATTGTGCTGATCACCCACGAGGAGGACGTTGCTGCGCGAGCCGAACGTGTCATTCATCTCGTGGACGGCCGCATCTCCAGTGATGAACGAGTCCAGAAATGA
- a CDS encoding ABC transporter permease has protein sequence MMIRESFSQGLTGVLQNKLRSSLTVLGILIGVAAVIVLLAVGNGSSKAVAASIEKLGTNSISVIHGTFRVPGGSSSSIQKDLTVDDAIALTDTANAPSVKSASPVKRAGSVSCAYGGTSHSTSITGTWPSYFETSNSKVTNGNYFSNEDVTAGSRVIVVGQSVVDQVYGTVDPVGTTLTCAGVPFTVVGILEKKGGSGFQDPDDVAIAPLTTVQRQLTGYGSLDSITAEAISSDASDAAQSEISTILDSRHGTSATNRDYQVINQASLLTTSSSSNSVFTVLLGAVAAISLLVGGIGITNIMLVSVTERTREIGIRKAIGANRFAILSQFLVEATLLSVIGGAAGVVVALVISQFQIAGVQPVIMPISVLGAFIVSVAIGLFFGSYPANRAAQMRPIEALRHE, from the coding sequence ATGATGATTCGCGAATCCTTCAGCCAGGGGCTCACTGGCGTTCTGCAGAACAAGCTACGGTCCAGCCTTACTGTTCTGGGAATCCTCATTGGTGTTGCTGCTGTCATCGTGCTGCTAGCGGTCGGCAACGGCTCATCAAAGGCGGTGGCTGCCAGCATTGAGAAACTCGGAACCAACTCCATATCAGTCATCCATGGAACGTTCCGTGTGCCGGGCGGTTCAAGCAGCAGCATCCAAAAGGATCTCACCGTTGACGATGCGATCGCCCTCACCGACACAGCCAACGCTCCGAGCGTGAAGAGCGCCTCGCCGGTGAAGCGTGCCGGCAGCGTCAGCTGCGCCTACGGGGGAACCAGCCACAGCACCTCGATCACCGGCACTTGGCCCTCCTACTTTGAGACGTCCAACAGCAAGGTCACCAACGGCAACTACTTCAGCAATGAAGACGTCACAGCAGGAAGTCGCGTCATCGTGGTCGGGCAGAGCGTGGTCGATCAGGTGTACGGAACAGTCGATCCCGTCGGCACAACGCTGACATGTGCTGGTGTCCCCTTCACTGTGGTGGGGATTCTGGAGAAGAAAGGTGGCTCGGGCTTTCAGGATCCCGATGACGTGGCCATTGCGCCGCTGACCACTGTCCAGCGCCAACTGACGGGCTACGGCAGCCTGGATTCGATCACCGCTGAAGCCATTTCCTCGGATGCATCGGACGCCGCGCAGTCCGAGATCTCGACGATTCTGGATTCACGTCACGGCACGAGTGCGACCAACCGTGATTACCAAGTCATCAATCAGGCGAGCCTGTTGACGACGTCTAGCAGCAGCAATTCAGTATTCACCGTGCTGCTTGGAGCGGTGGCCGCGATCAGTCTGCTCGTCGGCGGCATTGGCATCACCAACATCATGCTCGTTTCCGTCACTGAGAGGACCCGCGAGATTGGCATTCGCAAAGCCATCGGCGCCAATCGCTTCGCGATCCTTTCTCAGTTTCTTGTTGAGGCGACCTTGCTCTCGGTCATCGGCGGGGCCGCCGGTGTTGTCGTCGCACTTGTGATTTCACAGTTCCAAATAGCTGGCGTACAGCCAGTGATCATGCCGATCTCAGTGTTAGGAGCCTTCATCGTGTCCGTCGCCATCGGCTTGTTCTTCGGAAGCTATCCGGCCAATAGGGCCGCACAGATGCGCCCGATCGAAGCACTACGTCATGAGTGA
- a CDS encoding thiolase family protein, which translates to MSNPLRDRAVFVGVGHTPSSRNMGMSPMRFTLDACTQAIEDAGIERSEVDGIVTVGTLNELEVLQHLGLEGVTYHAGPLGGGVGGGVAANAAMAVASGLCEVALAFVTMEAPKPGVVYNYMGGSGARGDDSFTLPYGDGIFMQHFAPWYHRRRLLDGVTDEQMGAYVVGMRDNATRNPNAVWQEAITMDDYLASRYVAEPLRLLDCDMPVDVCGAVIVTTPERAKDLKQKPVYVSAATTGQRPRPNAIFWHDYDEMPYKWAAKRLWANAGFGPQDMDFAMLYDGFSPLVLYCLQDFGFVPKGSAGEFLGAGEHLASGSLPLNPHGGNNSEGRSWGFGHVCEAILQLQGRSGARQLPDVHTSMIGGGGIVNSSALVLHD; encoded by the coding sequence GTGAGCAATCCTCTGCGCGACCGTGCGGTCTTTGTCGGTGTGGGCCACACTCCGAGCTCGAGAAACATGGGTATGTCGCCGATGAGGTTCACCCTTGATGCATGCACGCAGGCCATCGAGGATGCTGGCATCGAGCGAAGTGAAGTCGACGGAATCGTGACCGTGGGCACCCTCAACGAACTCGAAGTGCTGCAGCACCTGGGGCTTGAAGGCGTGACCTACCACGCCGGGCCACTTGGCGGCGGTGTCGGCGGTGGCGTTGCTGCAAACGCGGCGATGGCTGTGGCCTCTGGACTGTGCGAAGTAGCGTTGGCCTTTGTCACCATGGAAGCGCCCAAGCCAGGTGTCGTCTACAACTACATGGGCGGCAGTGGCGCTCGAGGCGATGATTCGTTCACCTTGCCTTACGGCGATGGCATCTTCATGCAGCACTTCGCACCTTGGTACCATAGACGTCGCCTGCTTGATGGAGTCACCGATGAGCAGATGGGTGCCTACGTAGTAGGGATGCGGGATAACGCCACTCGAAATCCCAATGCCGTATGGCAGGAAGCCATCACAATGGATGACTACCTTGCCTCGCGCTACGTCGCCGAGCCATTGCGGCTGCTCGACTGCGACATGCCCGTTGATGTCTGCGGAGCAGTGATTGTCACGACACCGGAACGGGCCAAGGATCTGAAGCAGAAGCCTGTCTACGTGAGTGCGGCGACCACCGGCCAACGCCCTCGGCCCAACGCCATCTTCTGGCACGACTATGACGAAATGCCCTACAAGTGGGCGGCGAAGCGACTATGGGCTAACGCTGGCTTTGGCCCACAGGACATGGACTTTGCAATGCTCTACGACGGCTTCTCTCCGCTGGTGCTGTACTGCCTTCAGGATTTCGGCTTCGTGCCGAAAGGATCTGCGGGGGAGTTTCTGGGAGCGGGGGAGCACCTTGCATCTGGGTCACTTCCGCTGAACCCGCATGGCGGCAACAACAGCGAGGGACGCAGTTGGGGCTTTGGCCATGTGTGCGAGGCGATCCTGCAATTGCAGGGCAGAAGTGGCGCCCGGCAGTTGCCGGACGTACACACCTCCATGATCGGAGGCGGGGGCATAGTGAACTCGTCTGCACTCGTGCTCCACGACTGA
- a CDS encoding Zn-ribbon domain-containing OB-fold protein: MSDLPLPIRDDLNRAYWDGAQQGKLVIQRCPDCQTYIHPPRAMCTNCWNEQLVPTEVSGKGSIYSWSVMHSRGNPGFEDRLPYAVLIVELAEQVNLRIVGNLVGSQPTELAIGTPMQVVYEKINDEVTLPQWRIAGAEGDVK; the protein is encoded by the coding sequence ATGTCTGATCTGCCACTGCCGATTCGAGATGACCTCAATCGCGCGTATTGGGATGGCGCCCAGCAGGGCAAGTTGGTCATCCAGCGCTGCCCCGACTGTCAGACCTATATTCATCCACCTCGAGCCATGTGCACCAACTGCTGGAATGAGCAGCTCGTGCCCACCGAGGTCAGCGGCAAAGGCTCGATCTATAGCTGGTCAGTCATGCACTCGCGTGGCAATCCTGGATTTGAGGACCGACTTCCCTACGCCGTGCTGATTGTCGAACTTGCTGAGCAGGTGAACCTGCGAATTGTGGGAAACCTAGTTGGGTCGCAGCCCACTGAACTGGCGATCGGGACGCCCATGCAGGTGGTGTACGAAAAGATCAACGACGAGGTAACACTGCCGCAGTGGCGCATCGCCGGAGCTGAAGGAGACGTCAAGTGA